One genomic segment of Triplophysa rosa linkage group LG22, Trosa_1v2, whole genome shotgun sequence includes these proteins:
- the cops4 gene encoding COP9 signalosome complex subunit 4, whose protein sequence is MATGVRQELAQLMNSSGSHKDLAGKYRQILEKALQFTDAEQLEALKAFVEAMVNENVSLVISRQLLTDFCTHLLNLPDVTAKTVCHFTLEKIQPRVISFEEQVASIRQHLATIYEKEEDWRNAAQVLVGIPLETGQKQYNVDYKLDTYLKIARLYLEDDDPVQAEAYINRASLLQNESTNEQLQIHYKVCYARVLDYRRKFIEAAQRYNELSYKSIVHETERLEALKHALHCTILASAGQQRSRMLATLFKDERCQQLSAYGILEKMYLDRIIRGNQLQEFAAMLMPHQKATTADGSSILDRAVIEHNLLSASKLYNNITFEELGALLEIPPAKAEKIASQMITEGRMNGFIDQIDSIVHFETREPLPTWDKQIQSLCFQVNNLLEKISQAAPEWTAQAIEAQMTQ, encoded by the exons ATGGCGACCGGCGTGAGACAGGAGCTCGCCCAGCTGATGAACTCCAGTGGCTCTCATAAAGATCTGGCTGGGAA ATATCGGCAAATATTAGAAAAAGCTCTTCAGTTTACTGATGCAGAACAACTTGAGGCACTTAAAGCATTTGTTGAAGCGA TGGTTAATGAGAATGTAAGCTTGGTTATATCCAGACAGCTGTTGACAGACTTTTGCACACACCTTCTAAACCTGCCAGACGTTACAGCAAAAACTGTTTGCCATTTTACACTGGAAAAGATTCAGCCCAGAGTTATTTCATTTGAAGAACAG GTGGCTTCAATCAGACAACATCTAGCCACAATCTATGAAAAAGAGGAGGACTGGCGGAACGCCGCACAGGTTCTTGTGGGCATCCCTCTGGAGACGGGACAAAA ACAGTACAATGTGGACTACAAGTTGGACACCTATCTGAAAATCGCCCGTCTGTACTTGGAGGATGATGACCCGGTTCAGGCTGAGGCCTACATCAACCGAGCTTCTTTACTTCAGAACGAATCCACCAATGAACAGCTGCAGATTCACTACAAG GTGTGCTATGCCAGAGTACTAGACTACCGGAGGAAGTTCATTGAGGCTGCTCAGCGCTACAATGAGCTTTCCTACAAATCCATTGTCCATGAGACTGAACGTTTGGAAGCTTTGAAGCATGCTCTTCATTGCACTATACTGGCCTCTGCAG GTCAGCAGCGTTCGCGTATGTTGGCCACGCTGTTCAAGGACGAACGCTGTCAGCAACTTTCCGCCTATGGCATTCTGGAGAAGATGTACCTGGATCGAATCATTCGAGGAAATCAACTGCAGGAGTTTGCCGCCATGCTGATGCCACATCAGAAAGCCACCACAGCAGATG GTTCAAGCATCCTAGACCGAGCAGTCATTGAGCACAACCTGCTTTCTGCTAGCAAACTATACAACAACATCACTTTTGAAGAGCTAGGAGCACTATTAGAAATTCCACCTGCAAAG GCAGAAAAGATCGCCTCACAAATGATCACAGAGGGTCGCATGAACGGCTTCATTGACCAGATAGACAGCATTGTCCATTTTGAAA CGCGAGAGCCATTGCCCACCTGGGACAAGCAGATTCAGTCGCTGTGCTTCCAGGTGAATAACCTGCTGGAGAAGATCAGTCAGGCAGCACCAGAGTGGACGGCACAAGCTATCGAGGCCCAGATGACACAATAA
- the trim23 gene encoding E3 ubiquitin-protein ligase TRIM23 isoform X2 produces the protein MKMRIIRPPCTAQCVLRTCVPSALSSPTPPVRWPSTFVCLEDGCQPGPLMCCVCKEYGKHQGHKHTVLEAEANQIRASILDMAHCIRTFTEEVSEYSRKLVGIVQQIEGGEQIVEDSMGMAHTEHVPGTAESARSCVRAYFADLHETLCRQEEMALSVVDAHVRERLIWLRQQQEDMTILLSQVSTACLHCEKTLQQDDCRVVLSKLEINRLIETLQKQQQQFTELADHIQLDAGIPVTFTKDNRVHIGPKMEIRVVTLGLDGAGKTTILFKLKQDEFMQPIPTIGFNVETVEYKNLKFTIWDVGGKHKLRPLWKHYYLNTQAVVFVIDSCHRDRLMESHSELAKLLTEKELRDALLLIFANKQDVPGAVSIEEMTELLSLHKLCCGRSWHIQGCDARSGTGLHEGLDWLSRQLVAAGVLDVA, from the exons atgaagatgagaatcaTACGGCCTCCGTGTACTGCACAGTGTGTGCTACGCACCTGTGTGCCGAGTGCTCTCAGCTCACCCACTCCACCCGTACGCTGGCCAAGCACC TTTGTGTGTCTGGAGGACGGATGCCAGCCAGGGCCGCTCATGTGCTGCGTGTGTAAAGAGTATGGAAAACATCAAGGGCATAAG CACACTGTTCTAGAGGCCGAAGCCAATCAGATCCGAGCCTCCATCCTGGACATGGCACACTGCATCCGGACGTTCACGGAGGAAGTATCGGAGTACTCCAGGAAGCTGGTGGGCATTGTGCAGCAGATCGAAGGAGGAGAGCAGATCGTGGAAGACAGCATGGGCATGGCCCACACCGAACAC GTTCCAGGAACAGCGGAGAGTGCGAGATCTTGCGTTCGTGCCTACTTTGCCGATCTGCATGAGACGCTGTGCCGTCAAGAGGAAATGGCCCTGAGTGTTGTGGACGCCCACGTTCGAGAGAGGTTAATCTGGCTTCGACAACAGCAGGAGGACATGACCATTTTACTGTCGCAGGTGTCCACCGCCTGTCTGCACTGTGAGAAAACACTACAACAG GACGATTGCAGGGTGGTTTTGTCGAAGCTGGAGATCAACAGACTTATAGAGACGCTGCAGAAACAGCAGCAACAGTTTACAGAACTAGCCGATCACATTCAACTGGATGCAGGCATCCCTGTTACTTTCACAAAG GACAACCGTGTTCACATCGGTCCAAAGATGGAGATCCGGGTGGTGACTCTAGGCTTAGATGGAGCAGGCAAAACTACTATTCTCTTCAAACTGAAGCAAGATGAGTTCATGCAGCCCATACCGACCATAG gtttTAATGTAGAAACTGTCGAGTACAAAAATCTGAAGTTCACCATTTGGGATGTGGGCGGCAAGCATAAACTCCGGCCGCTGTGGAAACATTACTATCTTAACACACAAG CGGTGGTGTTTGTGATTGACAGCTGTCACAGAGATCGACTGATGGAGTCTCACAGTGAGCTGGCCAAACTGCTGACCGAGAAAGAGCTCAGAGATGCCCTGCTGCTCATCTTCGCCAACAAACAG GACGTCCCCGGCGCCGTGTCAATTGAGGAGATGACGGAACTGCTGAGCTTACACAAACTGTGCTGCGGCCGCAGCTGGCACATCCAGGGCTGCGACGCCCGCAGCGGCACGGGTCTGCACGAGGGGCTGGACTGGCTCTCGCGTCAGCTGGTGGCCGCTGGGGTTTTGGATGTGGCCTGA
- the LOC130546574 gene encoding placenta-specific gene 8 protein-like gives MEVTTQPKAYAQKDFQTSLLSCCDDMGVCCCGTFCLPCLGCSIASDMNECCACGLGMPIRSVYRERYNIPGSMCNDYVVNYFCACCASCQLKRDIKIRKRNGEF, from the exons ATGGAGGTGACAACTCAACCCAAAGCATACGCACAAAAAGACTTTCAGACCAGTTTATTAAGCTGCTGTGATGATATGGGCGTAT GTTGTTGTGGCACATTCTGCCTCCCTTGTTTGGGCTGCTCCATTGCTAGTGACATGAATGAATGTTGTGCGTGTGGTTTGGGAATGCCAATCCGAAGTGTTTACAGAGAAAGATACAACATCCCG GGATCCATGTGTAACGACTATGTTGTCAATTACTTCTGCGCCTGTTGCGCGAGCTGTCAGTTAAAGAGAGATATTAAAATAAGGAAGCGTAACGGAGAATTCTGA
- the LOC130546421 gene encoding COP9 signalosome complex subunit 4-like, translating to LLSYDLFVCIYRQYNVDYKLDTYLKIARLYLEDDDPVQAEAYINRASLLQNESTNEQLQIHYKVCYARVLDYRRKFIEAAQRYNELSYKSIVHETERLEALKHALHCTILASAGQQRSRMLATLFKDERCQQLSAYGILEKMYLDRIIRGNQLQEFAAMLMPHQKATTADGSSILDRAVIEHNLLSASKLYNNITFEELGALLEIPPAKAEKIASQMITEGRMNGFIDQIDSIVHFETREPLPTWDKQIQSLCFQVNNLLEKISQAAPEWTAQAIEAQMTQ from the exons TTACTCTCTTACGATCTGTTCGTCTGTATCTACAGACAGTACAATGTGGACTACAAGTTGGACACCTATCTGAAAATCGCCCGTCTGTACTTGGAGGATGATGACCCGGTTCAGGCTGAGGCCTACATCAACCGAGCTTCTTTACTTCAGAACGAATCCACCAATGAACAGCTGCAGATTCACTACAAG GTGTGCTATGCCAGAGTACTAGACTACCGGAGGAAGTTCATTGAGGCTGCTCAGCGCTACAATGAGCTTTCCTACAAATCCATTGTCCATGAGACTGAACGTTTGGAAGCTTTGAAGCATGCTCTTCATTGCACTATACTGGCCTCTGCAG GTCAGCAGCGTTCGCGTATGTTGGCCACGCTGTTCAAGGACGAACGCTGTCAGCAACTTTCCGCCTATGGCATTCTGGAGAAGATGTACCTGGATCGAATCATTCGAGGAAATCAACTGCAGGAGTTTGCCGCCATGCTGATGCCACATCAGAAAGCCACCACAGCAGATG GTTCAAGCATCCTAGACCGAGCAGTCATTGAGCACAACCTGCTTTCTGCTAGCAAACTATACAACAACATCACTTTTGAAGAGCTAGGAGCACTATTAGAAATTCCACCTGCAAAG GCAGAAAAGATCGCCTCACAAATGATCACAGAGGGTCGCATGAACGGCTTCATTGACCAGATAGACAGCATTGTCCATTTTGAAA CGCGAGAGCCATTGCCCACCTGGGACAAGCAGATTCAGTCGCTGTGCTTCCAGGTGAATAACCTGCTGGAGAAGATCAGTCAGGCAGCACCAGAGTGGACGGCACAAGCTATCGAGGCCCAGATGACACAATAA
- the trim23 gene encoding E3 ubiquitin-protein ligase TRIM23 isoform X1 codes for MAAAVGVNKQAAAASMEPCVRHGRGTTANAVKVLECGVCEDVFSLQGDKVPRLLLCGHTVCHDCLTRLPLHGRAVRCPFDRQVTELGDSGVWGLKKNFALLELLERLQNGATNQSGMSEDALRDMGECLIRCDEDENHTASVYCTVCATHLCAECSQLTHSTRTLAKHRRVPLADKPHEKMLCPQHQVHAIEFVCLEDGCQPGPLMCCVCKEYGKHQGHKHTVLEAEANQIRASILDMAHCIRTFTEEVSEYSRKLVGIVQQIEGGEQIVEDSMGMAHTEHVPGTAESARSCVRAYFADLHETLCRQEEMALSVVDAHVRERLIWLRQQQEDMTILLSQVSTACLHCEKTLQQDDCRVVLSKLEINRLIETLQKQQQQFTELADHIQLDAGIPVTFTKDNRVHIGPKMEIRVVTLGLDGAGKTTILFKLKQDEFMQPIPTIGFNVETVEYKNLKFTIWDVGGKHKLRPLWKHYYLNTQAVVFVIDSCHRDRLMESHSELAKLLTEKELRDALLLIFANKQDVPGAVSIEEMTELLSLHKLCCGRSWHIQGCDARSGTGLHEGLDWLSRQLVAAGVLDVA; via the exons ATGGCCGCTGCTGTGGGTGTAAATAAACAGGCGGCCGCTGCATCGATGGAGCCGTGCGTTAGACATGGCCGCGGTACCACCGCTAATGCGGTAAAG GTGTTGGAGTGCGGCGTCTGTGAAGATGTGTTTTCACTGCAAGGTGATAAAGTTCCGCGGCTGCTGCTGTGCGGACACACCGTGTGTCATGACTGCTTGACCCGCCTGCCGCTTCATGGCCGGGCGGTGCGCTGTCCGTTTGACAGACAGGTCACTGAGCTGG GGGACTCGGGAGTTTGGGGCCTGAAGAAGAACTTCGCTCTGCTGGAGTTGCTCGAACGGCTACAAAACGGGGCCACCAATCAGTCTGGCATGTCCGAGGACGCCCTGCGGGACATGGGAGAG TGCTTAATCCGctgtgatgaagatgagaatcaTACGGCCTCCGTGTACTGCACAGTGTGTGCTACGCACCTGTGTGCCGAGTGCTCTCAGCTCACCCACTCCACCCGTACGCTGGCCAAGCACCGCCGCGTGCCCCTGGCAGACAAGCCCCACGAGAAGATGCTCTGCCCGCAGCACCAGGTGCACGCCATCGAGTTTGTGTGTCTGGAGGACGGATGCCAGCCAGGGCCGCTCATGTGCTGCGTGTGTAAAGAGTATGGAAAACATCAAGGGCATAAG CACACTGTTCTAGAGGCCGAAGCCAATCAGATCCGAGCCTCCATCCTGGACATGGCACACTGCATCCGGACGTTCACGGAGGAAGTATCGGAGTACTCCAGGAAGCTGGTGGGCATTGTGCAGCAGATCGAAGGAGGAGAGCAGATCGTGGAAGACAGCATGGGCATGGCCCACACCGAACAC GTTCCAGGAACAGCGGAGAGTGCGAGATCTTGCGTTCGTGCCTACTTTGCCGATCTGCATGAGACGCTGTGCCGTCAAGAGGAAATGGCCCTGAGTGTTGTGGACGCCCACGTTCGAGAGAGGTTAATCTGGCTTCGACAACAGCAGGAGGACATGACCATTTTACTGTCGCAGGTGTCCACCGCCTGTCTGCACTGTGAGAAAACACTACAACAG GACGATTGCAGGGTGGTTTTGTCGAAGCTGGAGATCAACAGACTTATAGAGACGCTGCAGAAACAGCAGCAACAGTTTACAGAACTAGCCGATCACATTCAACTGGATGCAGGCATCCCTGTTACTTTCACAAAG GACAACCGTGTTCACATCGGTCCAAAGATGGAGATCCGGGTGGTGACTCTAGGCTTAGATGGAGCAGGCAAAACTACTATTCTCTTCAAACTGAAGCAAGATGAGTTCATGCAGCCCATACCGACCATAG gtttTAATGTAGAAACTGTCGAGTACAAAAATCTGAAGTTCACCATTTGGGATGTGGGCGGCAAGCATAAACTCCGGCCGCTGTGGAAACATTACTATCTTAACACACAAG CGGTGGTGTTTGTGATTGACAGCTGTCACAGAGATCGACTGATGGAGTCTCACAGTGAGCTGGCCAAACTGCTGACCGAGAAAGAGCTCAGAGATGCCCTGCTGCTCATCTTCGCCAACAAACAG GACGTCCCCGGCGCCGTGTCAATTGAGGAGATGACGGAACTGCTGAGCTTACACAAACTGTGCTGCGGCCGCAGCTGGCACATCCAGGGCTGCGACGCCCGCAGCGGCACGGGTCTGCACGAGGGGCTGGACTGGCTCTCGCGTCAGCTGGTGGCCGCTGGGGTTTTGGATGTGGCCTGA
- the plac8.2 gene encoding placenta associated 8, tandem duplicate 2 — translation MEVTSQPKAYKPKDFQTGLFGCCDDVSICCCGTFCLPCLGCTIASDMNECWVCGLGMPIRSVYRTRYNIPGSMCENFLVNYFCLSCAACQLKRDIDIRKRNGEF, via the exons ATGGAGGTGACATCTCAACCTAAAGCATATAAGCCTAAAGACTTTCAGACCGGATTATTCGGCTGTTGTGATGATGTAAGCATCT GTTGTTGTGGCACATTCTGCCTCCCTTGTTTGGGCTGTACTATTGCTAGTGACATGAACGAATGTTGGGTGTGCGGTTTGGGGATGCCAATCCGAAGTGTTTACAGAACAAGATACAACATCCCG GGATCCATGTGTGAAAACTTTCTTGTAAACTATTTCTGCCTGTCTTGTGCAGCCTGTCAGCTGAAGAGAGATATTGACATAAGGAAGCGTAACGGAGAATTCTGA
- the LOC130546543 gene encoding placenta-specific gene 8 protein-like, which translates to MEVTTQPKAYAQKDFQTSLLSCCDDMGVCCCGTFCLPCLGCSIASDMNECCACGLGMPIRSVYRERYNIPGSMCNDCVVNYFCACCASCQLKRDIKIRKRNGEF; encoded by the exons ATGGAGGTGACAACTCAACCCAAAGCATACGCACAAAAAGACTTTCAGACCAGTTTATTAAGCTGCTGTGATGATATGGGCGTAT GTTGTTGTGGCACATTCTGCCTCCCTTGTTTGGGCTGCTCCATTGCTAGTGACATGAATGAATGTTGTGCGTGTGGTTTGGGAATGCCAATCCGAAGTGTTTACAGAGAAAGATACAACATCCCG GGATCCATGTGTAACGACTGTGTTGTCAATTACTTCTGCGCCTGTTGCGCGAGCTGTCAGTTAAAGAGAGATATTAAAATAAGGAAGCGTAACGGAGAATTCTGA